The Sphingobacterium bambusae genome includes a window with the following:
- a CDS encoding TolC family protein yields the protein MKYILMAALCCSLLTTKLQAQTPVVFTLEECVQSAISHNKKVKVAQLDIDASNTAAQGGRLNALPDIQGSVIGAYIGKPLNNIFPEVVGGASVSIIQPIYTGGKIALGNKLLNKAVDIAQEQKLLTDADITLDVEKAYWTVVQLKQKVILSEKFEQLVSVFYQDLNDAYEAGLSYKNDLLRLGVAHNEALLNIRKAKDGVIMSKLALSQLIGQSGNTDYDVSDSLNKMYRLHHELRVKQELIKRPELRMLEMALDAQALERKMIKSELLPTVGLLGMGSLSIGKNVDFTTSNNTFATYLGVLNVSIPIFDWGRNAKKVKEHDLKTQITRLRLEEAKEFVDLEIQQAWLTLGQSIKQIELAEQSLQQAEENLKLAQDRFEAGTIVAKDVQEAQVLWQQAYSNVIDAKVLFNINEAIFKRTIGRKNC from the coding sequence ATGAAGTATATACTAATGGCAGCTTTATGCTGCAGTTTATTAACAACAAAACTACAAGCACAGACCCCTGTAGTATTTACCTTAGAAGAATGTGTTCAATCTGCAATTTCTCATAATAAAAAGGTAAAAGTGGCACAACTGGATATTGATGCCTCAAATACAGCTGCTCAAGGCGGGCGATTAAACGCTCTTCCCGATATTCAAGGCTCTGTAATCGGAGCTTACATAGGGAAACCATTAAATAATATTTTTCCAGAGGTAGTAGGCGGGGCTAGCGTCAGTATCATTCAGCCTATTTATACAGGAGGTAAGATTGCATTGGGAAATAAACTATTGAACAAAGCAGTTGATATAGCTCAAGAACAAAAATTGCTTACAGATGCTGATATCACCTTGGATGTAGAAAAGGCCTATTGGACAGTGGTACAGCTTAAGCAGAAAGTAATTCTATCTGAAAAATTCGAGCAATTAGTATCTGTGTTTTATCAAGATTTGAATGATGCCTATGAAGCAGGGCTTAGTTATAAAAATGACCTTCTTCGTTTAGGGGTGGCTCACAATGAAGCCCTTTTAAACATTCGAAAAGCTAAAGATGGGGTTATCATGTCTAAACTCGCATTATCGCAGCTTATAGGGCAGAGTGGAAATACCGATTACGATGTTTCAGATAGTTTGAATAAAATGTACAGATTACATCATGAGTTAAGAGTTAAACAGGAGTTAATTAAAAGGCCAGAACTTCGGATGTTGGAAATGGCTCTTGACGCTCAGGCTCTGGAGCGAAAAATGATTAAAAGTGAATTATTACCTACTGTTGGCCTGCTAGGAATGGGGAGTTTGTCTATAGGTAAAAATGTTGATTTTACTACGAGTAACAATACTTTTGCTACTTATCTGGGTGTTTTGAATGTGTCAATACCTATTTTTGATTGGGGCAGAAATGCTAAAAAGGTAAAAGAACATGACCTTAAAACTCAGATTACCAGACTTCGTTTAGAAGAAGCTAAAGAGTTTGTGGATTTGGAGATACAGCAGGCGTGGCTAACATTGGGGCAGTCTATAAAGCAGATTGAGCTTGCTGAACAATCATTACAGCAAGCTGAGGAAAATCTTAAATTGGCACAGGATCGATTTGAAGCTGGAACCATTGTTGCTAAAGATGTACAAGAGGCACAGGTACTTTGGCAACAGGCATATTCAAATGTGATTGATGCTAAAGTACTATTTAATATAAATGAAGCTATTTTTAAACGGACGATTGGACGAAAAAATTGCTAA
- a CDS encoding FecR family protein — protein sequence MSIESERIKDLTNKYLLGTITEQEQIELDNWYNEDDDETLSWKNEEFDVAKERLFSKIENNLSNGDYRPKIRYMWTRYAAAAVLFISLAVTAFYLKRQHEVIYAEQINIAPGISAGAIQLADGSTIVLDDAHQGELFSQEGVNIYYRDGVLIYSANHDHMNNNLSYHTIRTAGGNKLEVRLEDGTSVWLNSASALQIPVHFTSSERVVHLTGEAYFEVAKNKLKPFKVFAKDTEVRVLGTHFNVQAYLDSDGVKTSLVEGLVEVSYKGKTKLVKPGQHLLTSNLLDPLPTDVDVYQDVAWKEGFFEFDNTPLKDIMLQLGRWYAVDIDIDEQVKDVKLGGRISKNMNLGKILQILEKNDLNFRMKNNVLYVSKPSNIQ from the coding sequence ATGAGTATAGAATCAGAGCGCATTAAAGACCTAACAAATAAATATTTGTTGGGAACCATTACAGAGCAAGAACAAATTGAGCTCGACAATTGGTATAATGAAGATGATGACGAAACTCTTTCATGGAAGAACGAAGAGTTTGATGTTGCAAAGGAGCGATTATTTTCTAAAATAGAAAATAATCTGTCTAATGGCGATTATCGTCCAAAAATTAGATATATGTGGACTCGCTATGCAGCAGCTGCGGTACTATTTATTAGTCTTGCTGTAACTGCATTTTATTTAAAAAGGCAACATGAAGTTATTTATGCTGAGCAGATTAATATTGCCCCGGGTATTTCCGCTGGCGCCATCCAGCTTGCTGATGGATCCACAATCGTATTAGACGATGCGCACCAGGGAGAGTTGTTTTCTCAAGAAGGGGTAAATATTTATTATCGAGATGGTGTGTTGATATATTCAGCTAACCATGATCATATGAATAACAATTTATCATACCATACTATACGTACAGCAGGGGGAAACAAATTGGAGGTTCGATTAGAAGACGGTACATCTGTGTGGTTAAACTCCGCTTCTGCTCTTCAAATCCCTGTTCATTTTACATCAAGTGAGCGGGTCGTACATTTAACAGGAGAAGCTTATTTTGAGGTAGCAAAAAATAAATTAAAGCCATTTAAAGTATTCGCTAAAGATACTGAAGTCAGGGTATTGGGGACACATTTCAACGTGCAAGCTTATTTGGATAGTGATGGGGTTAAGACATCATTAGTTGAAGGGCTTGTCGAGGTTAGTTATAAAGGCAAAACTAAATTAGTAAAACCAGGACAGCACCTATTGACTTCCAATCTTCTTGATCCGTTACCTACAGATGTAGACGTGTACCAAGATGTTGCCTGGAAAGAAGGATTTTTTGAATTTGATAATACGCCTTTAAAAGATATTATGCTACAATTGGGACGATGGTATGCTGTTGATATTGACATAGATGAACAAGTAAAAGATGTGAAATTAGGCGGACGTATCAGCAAAAACATGAACTTGGGGAAAATACTCCAGATTCTTGAAAAAAATGATCTAAACTTTAGAATGAAAAACAATGTACTATATGTATCAAAGCCAAGTAATATACAGTAG
- a CDS encoding RNA polymerase sigma-70 factor — protein sequence MHIGDNLTDEELFSLLSQHEEHRAFRLLYLRYWDRLLALAYKKLQDTEEAEEVVQEVFTNLWRRRKSTKLKHTFNTYISASVKYEIFSCFAKRNKKNQLTEYIQTIGYSVNSVERWIDYKDVLSTIQNTVSNLPEKCRLVFQLSREEGYTQQEIAKELEISTKTVESHMTKALKAIRISLHLLILLCLV from the coding sequence ATGCACATAGGAGATAATTTAACGGATGAAGAACTCTTTTCGCTACTTAGCCAGCACGAAGAACATCGTGCTTTTCGGCTATTATACCTGCGTTATTGGGATAGGTTACTGGCTCTAGCGTATAAAAAATTACAAGATACTGAAGAAGCGGAAGAAGTCGTGCAGGAAGTATTTACGAACCTATGGAGAAGAAGAAAATCGACAAAACTTAAACATACATTCAATACTTATATATCTGCATCTGTCAAATATGAGATTTTCTCTTGTTTTGCTAAAAGAAATAAGAAAAATCAATTAACCGAATACATCCAAACGATCGGCTATTCTGTAAATTCTGTAGAACGATGGATTGACTACAAAGATGTTTTATCAACAATACAGAATACTGTTTCTAACCTACCCGAGAAGTGTAGATTGGTTTTTCAATTAAGCAGAGAAGAAGGGTATACACAGCAAGAAATCGCCAAAGAATTAGAGATATCTACAAAAACAGTAGAAAGCCATATGACTAAAGCATTAAAGGCAATACGTATTTCACTTCATCTCCTAATACTTCTTTGTTTAGTGTGA